In one Acidobacteriota bacterium genomic region, the following are encoded:
- a CDS encoding TonB-dependent receptor: protein MMLFRTLIAILSAAIFFSQALIGTAQVTTGTILGTARDESGAVLPNASIVAKNVGTGIARTVATGAGGEYRITQLPPGSYEVQAQLEGFQTEVRTGITMTVGREAVLDMTLRVGAVSERVSVTAEAPLIETTNSSVASLVDENSIELLPLNGRDLTQLATLQPGVLLASTTSTSTTAGPGKKISISGSRPNQSTYLLDGIDVMNNTGKGVAGASGEFLGLDAVREFSVLTSNYSAEFGRAAGGVINVVSKSGTNVYHGTLFEYLRNDNLDARNFFDDEKPNFRRNQFGASAGGRIRRDKTFFFAAYEGLREGLGLTSIAFVPTQEAKRGLLPNNVTVAVDPLIQPVLGLFPLPNRGINTDGTGVFASDAQQTTNESYVTGKIDYYLSDSDSLFGRYTIDDGERELPFFGSNLPGYGLPLRVRGQYFTLQETKLLTSNFVNIARAALNRTRYSGSREFDVPALKFYAGRPVGNVTTTGLAGIGGGNQQPFDHPITIVDFSDDVNWSRGSHAIKAGFIGRRYLWGFQRDFRLNGTFNFTTLSNLLRNAPQSFTGVVPGSNDTRRHYRQSMFGFYFQDDLKVRPGFTLNLGLRYEFISNPTEATGPRLAYIPRNWDETDSPNGILTDRVFEKNPSLRNLSPRFGFAWDVMRDGKTSLRGGWALLHDQIYPLYYDNQRVPPLVLTADIRTADLKYPNAFGSGPVALASLSPVATDYFNTNTPSVMQFNVSVQREIAASTVLTAAYIGSRSYHLAVANDVNTRVPDFLPNGRIFFPAGRPFRNPNWTRTSILEWTGRAFYNSLQVSANKRLSNGFQIGGNYTYARNVDDGSGTIGGDFANSTRQRQNPYDRLGDRGLASMHIAHSASLSYVVDLPFGSGRLIGGGVSGVAGKILEGWQVQGIVSGNSGPPFTATVGTLDRSRSGNLADRPDLLPGASNNPVLGGPDKYFDTSAFTLAEPGYFGNLGRNTLIGPGRLSMDFSLLKNTSLREGVDLQFRAELFNIINRANFKTPDGPITADSGVVLTETSTSARQVQFGLKILF, encoded by the coding sequence CGGTGGGAAGAGAAGCTGTCCTCGACATGACCCTGCGCGTTGGCGCCGTATCGGAGAGAGTCTCAGTTACCGCGGAGGCCCCGCTGATTGAGACCACCAACTCCTCGGTCGCCAGCCTGGTGGATGAGAATAGCATTGAACTGCTCCCGCTCAATGGCCGGGACTTAACCCAACTGGCCACCCTCCAGCCGGGCGTGCTTTTGGCATCGACCACCTCGACTTCCACGACAGCGGGTCCGGGGAAGAAGATTTCCATCTCCGGGTCGCGGCCCAATCAGAGCACCTACCTGCTGGACGGCATCGACGTCATGAACAATACCGGCAAGGGCGTGGCCGGAGCCTCCGGCGAATTTCTGGGGTTGGACGCCGTGCGCGAGTTCTCGGTGCTAACCAGCAATTACAGCGCCGAGTTCGGACGCGCGGCTGGCGGCGTCATCAACGTAGTCAGCAAATCCGGAACCAATGTCTACCACGGGACGCTTTTTGAGTACCTGAGGAATGACAACTTGGACGCCAGAAATTTTTTCGATGATGAGAAACCGAATTTCAGAAGGAACCAGTTTGGAGCTTCCGCGGGTGGGCGCATCCGTCGCGATAAGACTTTCTTCTTTGCCGCCTACGAAGGACTCCGGGAAGGCTTGGGGCTGACTTCGATTGCCTTCGTCCCGACGCAGGAGGCCAAGCGCGGCCTCCTACCCAATAATGTTACCGTTGCGGTTGATCCACTGATTCAGCCGGTGCTCGGTCTGTTTCCCCTGCCCAACCGGGGAATCAACACGGACGGCACTGGGGTGTTCGCCAGCGACGCCCAGCAGACAACCAATGAAAGTTACGTTACCGGAAAAATCGATTATTATCTTTCCGACTCCGACTCTCTATTCGGCCGTTATACGATCGACGACGGCGAGCGGGAACTGCCTTTCTTCGGCAGCAACCTGCCGGGCTACGGTCTTCCGTTGCGCGTGCGCGGGCAGTACTTCACGCTGCAGGAAACCAAGCTGCTAACCAGTAATTTTGTGAATATCGCCAGAGCCGCGCTCAACCGGACACGCTATTCCGGCAGCCGTGAGTTCGATGTTCCCGCGCTGAAATTCTATGCAGGCAGGCCCGTGGGAAACGTAACAACCACCGGCTTGGCGGGCATTGGAGGCGGCAATCAGCAGCCGTTCGACCATCCAATAACAATTGTCGATTTCTCTGATGACGTGAACTGGAGCCGTGGTTCTCATGCGATTAAGGCGGGATTCATCGGGAGACGATATCTCTGGGGGTTTCAACGCGACTTCCGGCTGAACGGGACATTCAATTTCACTACCCTTAGCAATCTTCTGCGGAATGCTCCTCAATCCTTCACCGGCGTGGTGCCCGGGTCGAACGACACGCGCAGACATTATCGCCAGTCCATGTTTGGCTTCTATTTCCAGGATGATTTGAAGGTGAGGCCAGGCTTCACGTTGAATCTTGGTTTGCGCTATGAATTCATCTCCAACCCAACCGAAGCCACCGGGCCAAGGCTGGCCTACATTCCCCGCAATTGGGATGAGACAGACTCCCCCAACGGGATTCTCACAGACCGCGTCTTTGAGAAAAATCCCTCGCTGCGAAATCTCTCGCCACGGTTCGGGTTTGCCTGGGACGTGATGAGAGACGGAAAGACCTCGCTACGCGGCGGCTGGGCGCTTCTGCATGACCAGATCTATCCTCTCTATTACGACAACCAGCGCGTGCCGCCGCTGGTCCTGACGGCGGATATTCGGACCGCCGACTTGAAGTATCCCAATGCCTTTGGCAGCGGGCCTGTGGCGCTTGCTTCGCTGTCGCCGGTGGCCACCGACTATTTCAATACCAACACTCCGAGCGTCATGCAGTTTAACGTGTCTGTGCAGCGGGAGATTGCGGCCTCCACCGTGCTCACGGCGGCCTATATCGGGTCGCGCAGTTATCACCTGGCCGTTGCCAATGATGTGAACACGCGAGTTCCCGATTTCCTTCCCAACGGGCGGATATTTTTCCCCGCTGGTCGCCCCTTCCGCAATCCCAATTGGACGCGGACATCCATCCTGGAATGGACCGGTCGGGCTTTCTATAACAGCCTGCAGGTCAGCGCCAACAAGCGGTTGTCTAATGGATTTCAGATCGGAGGAAACTATACCTACGCCCGGAACGTAGACGATGGTTCCGGCACCATCGGCGGAGATTTCGCAAACTCTACCCGGCAGCGGCAGAATCCTTACGACCGGTTAGGCGATCGTGGTCTGGCCAGCATGCATATCGCCCATTCCGCCAGCCTTTCTTACGTTGTTGACTTGCCGTTCGGTTCCGGGCGGCTGATCGGCGGCGGCGTTTCCGGAGTTGCCGGCAAGATTCTCGAAGGCTGGCAGGTGCAGGGAATTGTCTCCGGGAATTCAGGCCCGCCTTTCACGGCAACCGTCGGCACATTGGACCGCTCGCGGAGTGGCAATCTGGCGGATCGGCCTGATCTGCTTCCGGGCGCGTCGAATAATCCGGTGCTAGGCGGACCGGATAAATATTTCGACACCTCGGCATTCACCCTTGCCGAACCAGGATATTTCGGAAATCTCGGAAGAAACACGCTTATCGGACCGGGGCGCTTGAGCATGGACTTTTCATTGTTGAAGAATACTTCCCTGCGGGAAGGTGTCGATCTTCAGTTTCGGGCGGAGCTCTTCAACATTATCAACCGCGCCAACTTCAAGACTCCGGATGGACCCATAACCGCGGATAGCGGAGTAGTCTTGACCGAAACGTCGACGTCGGCCAGGCAAGTGCAATTTGGCCTGAAGATACTTTTTTAG